From a single Micromonospora sp. WMMD1102 genomic region:
- a CDS encoding ABC transporter ATP-binding protein produces the protein MTGRSGGPGNPGDEPAILVTDLRKSYRGRPAVAGIDLTIGRGEVFALLGPNGAGKTTTVEILEGHRRRDSGRVRVLGVDPALGRPDWKARIGIVLQRSDDLTQGGALTVRDWTRAIAACFPNSRDPDEVIELVGLADRRNARAAHLSGGQRRRLDVALGIVGRPELLFLDEPTTGFDPEARRRFWDLIADLARSGTTILLTTHYLEEAEQLADRIAVLVAGRIVDIGPPQTLGGRATAPATVRWRSSDGPRSVRTGTPAKLVAELATEYGPDVPELAVERPSLEETYLRMIGEPA, from the coding sequence GTGACCGGGCGGAGCGGCGGTCCCGGAAACCCGGGCGACGAGCCGGCCATCCTCGTGACCGACCTGCGCAAGTCCTACCGGGGCCGGCCGGCGGTGGCCGGGATCGACCTGACCATCGGCCGGGGAGAGGTCTTCGCCCTGCTCGGGCCGAACGGCGCCGGCAAGACGACCACCGTGGAGATCTTGGAGGGACACCGCCGCCGGGACAGTGGCCGGGTACGGGTACTCGGCGTCGACCCGGCGCTGGGCCGGCCGGACTGGAAGGCCCGGATCGGGATCGTGCTGCAACGCTCCGACGATCTGACCCAGGGCGGCGCCCTCACCGTCCGGGACTGGACCCGGGCGATCGCGGCCTGCTTCCCGAACTCCCGGGACCCGGACGAGGTGATCGAGCTGGTCGGGCTGGCCGACCGACGAAACGCGCGGGCGGCCCACCTCTCCGGCGGGCAGCGCCGCCGGCTCGACGTCGCGCTCGGCATCGTCGGCCGGCCCGAGCTGCTCTTCCTGGACGAGCCGACCACCGGATTCGACCCCGAGGCACGCCGACGGTTCTGGGACCTGATCGCCGACCTCGCCCGATCCGGCACGACGATCCTGCTCACCACGCACTACCTGGAGGAGGCCGAGCAGCTCGCCGACCGGATCGCCGTACTCGTGGCCGGCCGGATCGTGGACATCGGTCCGCCGCAGACCCTCGGCGGCCGGGCCACCGCGCCGGCCACGGTCCGCTGGCGGAGCTCGGACGGACCGCGCAGCGTCCGCACCGGTACCCCGGCGAAGCTGGTCGCCGAGCTGGCCACCGAGTACGGCCCGGACGTGCCGGAACTGGCCGTCGAGCGGCCCAGCCTGGAGGAGACCTACCTGCGGATGATCGGAGAGCCGGCGTGA
- a CDS encoding carbamoyltransferase C-terminal domain-containing protein, giving the protein MQAAEHPRVVLGYSGLHGSAELKAAGFPGLDEREARLFQGLDSAAALVVDGTLVAAVQQERYSGRKFDHAFPVDAMRSCLRLAGLDFADVDAVAHNFDHTRFEVFARGEPYAHRRYAEVLAPQRQTELLHRFVPELAGHRAGHRVRPVSHHHAHALTAAIPAGFDESLVVVLDGMGELHAVSVYAWRGGELHRLAALDYRSSLGLFYALVTMFTGYWPNSDEYKVMALAALGDPARFRSVLAEAVTLGPDGRFDVPVLRHNRDPRDRETFAASRAWLAGRVGPEARPGEPLGQLHVDLATAAQERLEQALFHLVGHWVRRTGLRRVAFAGGVALNCAAIGRLGYSGLVDGIYVQPAAGDEGTAVGAALALAGPAASVADYPATTYLGPEVTEDGPPADQPYWSVRVGPGVAERVVARLLVRGHIVGWAQGRLEFGPRALGNRSILADPRDRGARERVNAAVKFREEFRPLAPAVKAEAAGRFFVVPAGVNLRHMTVAVAVHPHARPAIPAVVHDDGTARVQAVYAAESPRFWRILDEFERLCGVPVLMNTSLNVKGQPTARAGAEAFRTFASSGLDLVVIGDRLYAKPSAVGDAAEALAAVTGVVSV; this is encoded by the coding sequence ATGCAGGCTGCGGAACATCCCCGGGTGGTGCTCGGCTACAGCGGGCTGCACGGCTCCGCCGAGCTGAAGGCGGCCGGCTTCCCGGGGTTGGACGAGCGCGAGGCGCGGCTGTTCCAGGGGCTGGACTCGGCGGCGGCGCTGGTCGTCGACGGCACCCTGGTCGCGGCGGTGCAGCAGGAGCGGTACTCCGGCCGCAAGTTCGACCACGCCTTCCCGGTCGACGCCATGCGGTCCTGCCTGCGCCTGGCCGGGCTGGACTTCGCCGACGTCGACGCGGTCGCGCACAACTTCGACCACACCCGGTTCGAGGTCTTCGCCCGGGGCGAGCCGTACGCGCACCGCCGCTACGCCGAGGTGCTGGCGCCGCAGCGGCAGACCGAACTGCTGCACCGGTTCGTGCCGGAGCTGGCCGGGCATCGGGCCGGGCATCGGGTCCGGCCGGTGTCGCACCACCACGCCCACGCGTTGACCGCGGCGATCCCGGCCGGTTTCGACGAGTCGCTCGTGGTGGTGCTGGACGGGATGGGCGAACTGCACGCGGTGAGCGTCTACGCCTGGCGGGGCGGTGAGCTGCACCGGCTGGCCGCCCTGGACTACCGCAGCAGCCTCGGACTCTTCTACGCCCTGGTCACCATGTTCACCGGGTACTGGCCGAACAGCGACGAGTACAAGGTGATGGCGCTGGCCGCGCTCGGCGACCCGGCACGGTTCCGGTCGGTGCTGGCGGAGGCGGTCACCCTCGGCCCGGACGGGCGGTTCGACGTGCCGGTGCTGCGGCACAACCGCGACCCGCGCGACCGGGAGACCTTCGCCGCCTCCCGGGCCTGGCTCGCCGGGCGGGTCGGCCCGGAAGCGCGGCCGGGCGAGCCGCTGGGCCAGCTGCACGTCGACCTGGCCACCGCCGCGCAGGAGCGGCTGGAGCAGGCCCTGTTCCACCTGGTCGGGCACTGGGTCCGGCGGACCGGGCTGCGCCGGGTCGCCTTCGCCGGTGGCGTGGCGCTCAACTGTGCCGCGATCGGCAGGCTCGGCTACTCCGGTCTGGTCGACGGAATCTACGTGCAGCCGGCCGCCGGTGACGAGGGGACCGCGGTCGGCGCCGCGCTCGCCCTGGCCGGTCCCGCCGCGAGCGTGGCCGACTATCCGGCGACCACCTACCTCGGGCCGGAGGTCACCGAGGACGGGCCGCCGGCCGACCAGCCGTACTGGTCGGTCCGGGTCGGGCCGGGGGTGGCCGAGCGGGTGGTGGCCCGGCTGCTCGTCCGGGGCCACATCGTCGGCTGGGCGCAGGGCCGGCTGGAGTTCGGTCCCCGCGCGCTGGGCAACCGCAGCATCCTGGCCGACCCGCGCGACCGGGGCGCCCGGGAGCGGGTCAACGCGGCGGTCAAGTTCCGGGAGGAGTTCCGGCCGCTGGCCCCGGCGGTCAAGGCCGAGGCGGCGGGACGGTTCTTCGTGGTACCGGCCGGGGTCAACCTGCGGCACATGACCGTCGCCGTCGCGGTGCACCCGCACGCCCGGCCGGCCATCCCCGCCGTGGTGCACGACGACGGCACCGCGCGGGTGCAGGCCGTGTACGCGGCGGAGAGTCCCCGGTTCTGGCGCATCCTCGACGAGTTCGAGCGGCTCTGCGGCGTACCGGTGCTGATGAACACCTCGCTCAACGTCAAGGGGCAGCCGACGGCGCGGGCCGGCGCCGAGGCGTTCCGCACCTTCGCCTCGTCCGGCCTGGACCTGGTGGTCATCGGCGACCGGTTGTACGCGAAGCCGTCGGCGGTCGGCGACGCCGCCGAGGCGCTGGCCGCCGTCACCGGGGTGGTGTCGGTCTAA
- a CDS encoding acyl-CoA dehydrogenase family protein: protein MTAALTHRLGVAGYPRALDDLHRGVHPDVLVPAPTGHVAASVAALPSALPTALHRFGLAVAPPAGDADGPAGAVPAEVADRFATGLLDLHRAVLRRAFDQAVRHLGERSSEGASLLARQLVQAQLADIAMALREDEVMPPERRCGDAAARWRTHQRLVRLGRTVLHLFGAAGFLLDGPAGELYLAEVTGNLYLHPGAPGPDTEDRDA from the coding sequence GTGACCGCTGCCCTGACCCACCGGCTCGGCGTCGCCGGATATCCGCGCGCCCTGGACGACCTGCACCGCGGCGTCCACCCCGACGTCCTGGTACCGGCACCGACCGGCCACGTCGCCGCGTCGGTGGCGGCGCTGCCCTCGGCGCTGCCGACCGCGCTGCACCGCTTCGGCCTCGCCGTGGCACCTCCGGCCGGTGACGCCGACGGGCCGGCCGGCGCGGTACCGGCCGAGGTCGCCGACAGGTTCGCCACCGGCCTGCTCGATTTGCACCGGGCGGTGCTCCGCCGCGCCTTCGACCAGGCGGTACGCCACCTCGGCGAGCGCAGTTCGGAGGGAGCTTCGCTGCTGGCCCGCCAACTCGTCCAGGCGCAACTCGCCGACATCGCGATGGCGCTGCGCGAGGACGAGGTGATGCCGCCGGAACGGCGCTGCGGGGACGCCGCCGCGCGGTGGCGTACCCACCAGCGGCTCGTAAGGCTCGGCCGCACCGTGCTCCACCTCTTCGGCGCCGCCGGGTTCCTGCTCGACGGCCCGGCCGGCGAGCTCTACCTGGCGGAGGTCACCGGCAACCTGTACCTGCACCCCGGAGCGCCGGGGCCCGACACGGAGGACCGCGATGCCTGA
- a CDS encoding condensation domain-containing protein → MGIKPIDLFPPPVVGPRTSTVELRGTGRRYAKVVGGRGGDGPLTLGHLGMLKWIRQEQPYGRWAAAPLELPPGAGVEDVVAALGALVARHEGLRTLFPGGDEPVQRVLPHCELPVDVYEHGEATPAALVDELFHRLRDGEFDLAAELPLRTAIAVRDGVPTVAAVVYSHVVVDLMSAELLGREFTALAADPARRHLGPPPHQPLDQAAYERSPAGRRRLDTALGYWERHLRRLPQCTWAAPRSTAPPGGATSGWLWSRAGALALPQITARVGASGSMAVLAAICAVLAWRTGHRHFPLPTLASNRTGRRLREYIGPLAADSLVPIDADADSYDEQLRRVGGAVLRAGRQAQVDDVARVRMIDQIHHDRGNWYGRDTTFNDASTFNDSETGPAPDDQPGPPPDDQIGAVPAGQTGTAASHRAEGAATGPEQARRALGETRIWWQDWPAISPLLAWRLMQKRGELVLGVISQDRNRVPPEEIEALLRGVERVLVAAADGDFPLSRIGEVSGIEPMERGAGWRLVDSSWVELAEAQRLLDETLDASARRVFAVPDGDGFRLVAYLAGGPVRTPREAHLACVAAMPGRRTAMTPHRYVICAAPPADPTDPAAWARQPVLADGDGRTDP, encoded by the coding sequence ATGGGAATTAAGCCTATCGACCTCTTTCCGCCCCCGGTCGTCGGTCCGCGTACGTCCACTGTCGAGCTGCGCGGCACGGGCCGGCGGTACGCCAAGGTCGTCGGCGGCCGGGGCGGCGACGGCCCGCTCACCCTCGGGCACCTCGGCATGCTGAAGTGGATCAGACAGGAGCAGCCGTACGGCCGGTGGGCGGCGGCGCCGCTGGAACTGCCCCCGGGGGCGGGCGTCGAGGACGTGGTGGCCGCGCTCGGCGCGCTCGTCGCCCGGCACGAGGGACTGCGCACCCTCTTCCCCGGCGGCGACGAGCCGGTGCAGCGGGTACTCCCGCACTGCGAGCTGCCGGTGGACGTCTACGAGCACGGCGAGGCGACCCCGGCGGCACTCGTCGACGAACTCTTCCACCGGCTCCGGGACGGCGAGTTCGACCTGGCGGCGGAACTGCCGCTGCGCACCGCGATCGCGGTACGCGACGGGGTGCCCACCGTGGCGGCCGTGGTCTACTCGCACGTCGTCGTCGACCTGATGAGCGCGGAGCTGCTCGGTCGGGAGTTCACCGCACTCGCCGCCGACCCCGCCCGCCGGCACCTCGGCCCGCCGCCGCACCAGCCCCTCGACCAGGCGGCGTACGAGCGGTCGCCGGCCGGGCGGCGGCGCCTCGACACCGCCCTCGGCTACTGGGAACGTCACCTGCGCCGGCTCCCGCAGTGCACCTGGGCGGCGCCGCGCTCGACCGCGCCGCCCGGTGGGGCCACCTCCGGCTGGCTCTGGTCCCGGGCCGGTGCGCTGGCCCTGCCGCAGATCACCGCCCGGGTCGGGGCGAGCGGGTCGATGGCCGTACTCGCCGCGATCTGTGCGGTGCTGGCCTGGCGTACCGGCCACCGGCACTTCCCGCTGCCGACGCTGGCCAGCAACCGGACCGGGCGGCGACTCCGCGAGTACATCGGCCCGCTGGCGGCGGACAGCCTGGTGCCGATCGACGCCGACGCGGACAGCTACGACGAGCAGCTGCGGCGGGTGGGTGGCGCGGTGCTGCGGGCCGGCCGGCAGGCGCAGGTCGACGACGTCGCGCGGGTCCGGATGATCGACCAGATCCACCACGACCGGGGCAACTGGTACGGCCGGGACACCACGTTCAACGACGCCAGCACCTTCAACGACAGCGAGACCGGCCCCGCTCCCGACGACCAGCCCGGCCCGCCCCCTGACGACCAGATCGGCGCCGTCCCGGCCGGGCAGACCGGCACCGCCGCGAGCCACCGGGCGGAAGGTGCCGCGACCGGGCCGGAGCAGGCGCGGCGGGCGCTCGGGGAGACCCGGATCTGGTGGCAGGACTGGCCGGCCATCTCGCCGCTGCTGGCGTGGCGGCTGATGCAGAAGCGCGGTGAGCTGGTGCTCGGCGTGATCAGCCAGGACCGGAACCGGGTACCGCCGGAGGAGATCGAGGCGCTGCTGCGCGGCGTGGAGCGGGTGCTCGTGGCAGCGGCCGACGGGGACTTCCCACTGTCCCGGATCGGCGAGGTGAGCGGGATCGAGCCGATGGAACGCGGCGCCGGCTGGCGACTCGTCGACTCCTCCTGGGTCGAGCTGGCCGAGGCACAGCGACTCCTCGACGAGACGCTGGACGCGTCGGCCCGGCGGGTCTTCGCGGTACCGGACGGCGACGGGTTCCGGCTGGTGGCGTACCTGGCCGGCGGCCCCGTCCGGACACCCCGGGAGGCGCACCTGGCCTGTGTGGCCGCGATGCCGGGCCGGCGCACCGCCATGACGCCGCACCGGTACGTAATCTGCGCCGCGCCGCCGGCCGACCCGACCGATCCGGCGGCCTGGGCCCGGCAACCCGTGCTCGCCGACGGCGACGGCCGGACGGACCCGTGA
- a CDS encoding 3-oxoacyl-[acyl-carrier-protein] synthase III C-terminal domain-containing protein → MTEPVTSLLHVEGFAPERSWAVEEIAEANGLNRHQARMFRRIRGLDRIHLDPDMDLFDLLAAPAEKVLRTVPDPERVRYLIYAHTFPDLTPSFVYAADRLRERLGLTCADAFAVTHQMCASNLAALDVAGELLRADGDPDALALVVTGEKPFTGLVRYMLNVSVTGEGSAACLLGIGGTGSRILSYAAHTAGEFADGFRMTVERQREFDDTYNIHLWEMMQEALRRAGLDISDIAMVVPHNVNRTLWLRLCAKIGLDRSRVFLDNIARYSHTYCSDPFINLATMRERGLLIPGQRYLLTSVGVGATYAAMVIEY, encoded by the coding sequence GTGACCGAGCCCGTCACGAGCCTGCTGCACGTGGAGGGTTTCGCGCCGGAACGGTCCTGGGCCGTCGAGGAGATAGCCGAGGCGAACGGGCTGAACCGGCACCAGGCGCGGATGTTCCGGCGCATCCGCGGGCTCGACCGGATACATCTCGACCCGGACATGGACCTGTTCGACCTGCTCGCCGCCCCGGCCGAGAAGGTCCTCCGCACGGTGCCCGACCCGGAACGCGTCCGGTACCTGATCTACGCGCACACCTTCCCGGACCTGACCCCGTCGTTCGTCTACGCCGCCGACCGGCTGCGCGAGCGGCTCGGGCTGACCTGCGCGGACGCGTTCGCCGTGACCCACCAGATGTGCGCCAGCAACCTGGCCGCGCTGGACGTCGCCGGCGAACTGCTCCGGGCCGACGGCGACCCGGACGCGCTGGCGCTGGTGGTGACCGGGGAGAAGCCGTTCACCGGGCTGGTGCGCTACATGCTCAACGTCTCGGTGACCGGCGAGGGGTCGGCCGCCTGCCTGCTCGGCATCGGCGGCACCGGCAGCCGGATCCTCTCCTACGCGGCACACACCGCCGGCGAGTTCGCCGACGGCTTCCGGATGACCGTCGAGCGGCAGCGGGAATTCGACGACACCTACAACATCCACCTGTGGGAAATGATGCAGGAGGCGTTGCGCCGGGCCGGCCTCGACATCTCCGACATCGCGATGGTGGTCCCGCACAACGTCAACCGGACGCTGTGGCTGCGACTGTGCGCAAAGATCGGCCTCGACCGCAGCCGTGTCTTTCTCGACAACATCGCGCGGTACAGCCACACCTACTGTTCCGACCCGTTCATCAATCTGGCCACCATGCGCGAGCGCGGTCTGCTGATTCCCGGCCAGCGTTACCTGCTGACCTCCGTCGGGGTCGGCGCCACGTACGCCGCCATGGTCATCGAATACTGA
- a CDS encoding ATP-grasp domain-containing protein, with translation MDTSYLRTLKTNLLGAPDGRLVLVCNFEAENWWAEGHVGLPAPRFSAPTSVVARMEEHGILLAGADDVLLLKHPLDPGYREYLSRLGMPLPTVLVPENVRADRSTTEDVLDSPELLRRLAALGAAGARLLPMGTTVLEQKLADRCGLPLAVPDATTFTRVNSKIYSRRLTEAAGLRAVPGDCCETRDELAAVLGRRRAALTDGVRLVVKDAYGVSGKGLLLLDRPETADRLLRMVDRRAERTGDDRLHVVVEEWVEKSHDLNYQLTVTGDGRVTLDFVKRAITENGVHKGHLMPVALTPAQHAELTRAVEAVGARLHTDGYAGVVGVDAVVATGGELYPVLEINARLNMSSYQGGVTELCQRPGQVALAKHYPLRLAAPVRFAEVARTLAPVLDRDDGQRFVITCFGTVNADADRPPPFDGRLYALLVAADQAGLSALDDAARALLAGLAPERSR, from the coding sequence ATGGACACCAGCTACCTGCGTACCCTCAAGACCAACCTGCTCGGCGCACCGGACGGGCGCCTGGTCCTGGTCTGCAACTTCGAGGCCGAGAACTGGTGGGCCGAGGGACACGTCGGGCTGCCCGCGCCGCGCTTCTCGGCGCCGACCTCGGTGGTGGCCCGGATGGAGGAACACGGCATCCTGCTGGCCGGCGCGGACGACGTCCTGCTGCTCAAGCATCCCCTCGACCCGGGATACCGGGAATACCTGTCCCGGCTCGGGATGCCGCTGCCGACCGTACTCGTGCCGGAGAACGTCCGCGCCGACCGGTCGACCACCGAGGACGTACTCGACTCCCCCGAGCTGCTCCGGCGGCTGGCCGCCCTCGGCGCCGCCGGTGCCCGGCTGCTGCCGATGGGCACCACGGTGCTGGAGCAGAAGCTCGCCGACCGGTGCGGGCTGCCGCTCGCGGTCCCCGACGCGACCACCTTCACCCGGGTCAACAGCAAGATCTACTCCCGCCGGCTGACCGAGGCCGCCGGGCTGCGGGCCGTGCCCGGCGACTGCTGCGAGACCCGCGACGAACTCGCGGCCGTACTCGGCCGGCGGCGCGCCGCGCTCACCGACGGCGTCCGGCTGGTGGTGAAGGACGCCTACGGGGTCTCCGGCAAGGGGCTGCTGCTGCTGGACCGCCCCGAGACGGCGGACCGGCTGCTCCGGATGGTCGACCGGCGGGCCGAGCGGACCGGCGACGACCGGTTGCACGTGGTCGTCGAGGAGTGGGTGGAGAAGAGCCACGACCTTAACTACCAGCTCACCGTCACCGGTGACGGCCGGGTCACCCTCGACTTCGTCAAGCGGGCGATCACCGAGAACGGGGTGCACAAGGGACACCTGATGCCGGTCGCGCTCACCCCGGCGCAGCACGCCGAGCTGACCCGCGCGGTCGAGGCCGTCGGCGCCCGGCTGCACACCGACGGGTACGCCGGGGTCGTCGGGGTGGACGCGGTGGTCGCCACCGGCGGCGAGCTGTACCCGGTGCTGGAGATCAACGCCCGGCTGAACATGTCGAGCTACCAGGGCGGGGTGACCGAGCTGTGCCAGCGCCCCGGGCAGGTGGCGCTGGCCAAGCACTACCCGCTGCGGCTCGCCGCGCCGGTCCGGTTCGCCGAGGTCGCCCGCACACTCGCCCCGGTGCTGGACCGCGACGACGGGCAGCGGTTCGTCATCACCTGCTTCGGCACGGTCAACGCCGACGCCGACCGGCCACCGCCGTTCGACGGCCGGCTCTACGCCCTGCTCGTCGCCGCCGACCAGGCGGGCCTGTCGGCACTGGACGACGCCGCGCGGGCCCTCCTCGCCGGCCTCGCACCCGAGCGGTCCCGGTGA
- a CDS encoding acyl carrier protein: MENSKIIADIERALSEVLQRPVSGMPKETRLFEDLHLDSTSILELLMALEDSVGIEVDPENLEMSDFTSLETLADYVASNLDGNA; the protein is encoded by the coding sequence ATGGAGAACAGTAAGATCATCGCCGACATCGAGCGGGCGCTGAGCGAGGTACTCCAGCGACCGGTGTCGGGCATGCCGAAGGAGACCCGGCTCTTCGAGGACCTGCACCTGGACTCCACCTCCATCCTCGAACTGCTGATGGCGCTGGAGGACAGCGTCGGCATCGAGGTCGACCCGGAGAACCTGGAGATGTCCGACTTCACCTCGCTGGAGACCCTCGCCGACTACGTCGCCAGCAACCTCGACGGCAACGCCTGA
- a CDS encoding ABC transporter permease produces the protein MSAPGVPLRRPALLAVTRARVRVEFLVFVRERISVVFTFFFPVLLLVVIGTIFHGQRLPGDVDLAQYFVAGMIGAGLFGVSFQNVAIAIPIERDIGTLKRLAGTPMPRSAYFVGKMAMVAFVALAQNVLLLGIGSAFFGLRLPGTADRWLTYLWVIALGIASCTLLGIAASGLVRNGRTAPAVMSPIAIVLQFISGVYFVFATLPTWMQTVAAIFPLKWIAQGMRSVFLPDGYQTQEPAGSWELDRVALVLAAWCVLGFLVAVRTFRWRGRTDD, from the coding sequence GTGAGCGCCCCCGGGGTACCCCTGCGGCGCCCGGCGCTGCTGGCGGTCACCCGGGCCCGGGTCCGGGTGGAGTTCCTGGTCTTCGTCCGGGAACGGATCTCGGTGGTCTTCACCTTCTTCTTCCCGGTGCTGCTGCTGGTCGTGATCGGGACGATCTTCCACGGGCAGCGGCTGCCGGGCGACGTCGACCTCGCGCAGTACTTCGTGGCCGGCATGATCGGCGCCGGGCTCTTCGGCGTCAGCTTCCAGAACGTCGCGATCGCCATCCCGATCGAGCGGGACATCGGCACGCTCAAGCGGCTCGCCGGCACCCCCATGCCGAGGTCGGCGTACTTCGTCGGCAAGATGGCGATGGTCGCCTTCGTCGCGCTGGCCCAGAACGTGCTGCTGCTCGGCATCGGCTCGGCCTTCTTCGGGTTGCGCCTGCCCGGCACCGCCGACCGGTGGCTGACCTACCTCTGGGTCATCGCCCTCGGCATCGCATCCTGCACCCTGCTCGGCATCGCGGCCAGCGGCCTCGTCCGCAACGGCCGTACCGCGCCGGCCGTGATGTCGCCGATCGCGATCGTGCTCCAGTTCATCTCCGGCGTCTACTTCGTCTTCGCCACCCTGCCGACCTGGATGCAGACGGTGGCCGCCATCTTCCCGCTCAAGTGGATCGCCCAGGGGATGCGGTCGGTCTTCCTGCCGGACGGCTACCAGACCCAGGAGCCGGCCGGGAGCTGGGAACTCGACCGGGTGGCCCTGGTCCTCGCCGCCTGGTGCGTACTCGGCTTCCTGGTCGCCGTACGCACCTTCCGCTGGCGCGGCCGGACCGACGACTGA
- a CDS encoding diaminopimelate decarboxylase has protein sequence MTGIYAEVAERFGTPVYVYDGDLLRRRYAALRDRLRADVDVFYSAKANPNLSVCALFGALGAGLEVSSLAELVTAERAGVDPADMIFLGPGKSAEELRACCERGIYAVVCESLDEVVALDALPGADGIRVVLRVNPDFDTHGSRLAMGGKPRQFGIDEEILRDGPAALHRLRRVRVAGIHAYLGTRILDAATVRHNTRGVLAMAEELGKALDIPLEMVDVGGGWGVPYFDNETDLDGDAAVDGVNDEVAAFRDRHPETRIVTELGRYLVGWCGTYVVRARYVKRSKGEWFVVADGGTNHHMAAVGVGSFVKRNFPIRSLSRPGAPAEHVYNVTGPLCTPGDVVGKQVRLPEVRPGDLLGVERSGAYGPSASPVLFLSHGHPAEVLLLDGTAHLIRGRDTVEDLLRPQRLVTLPVPATTTTASPEGTSSHGEQ, from the coding sequence ATGACCGGAATCTACGCCGAGGTGGCCGAGCGGTTCGGCACCCCGGTCTACGTCTACGACGGCGACCTGCTGCGCCGCCGGTACGCGGCACTGCGCGACCGGCTCCGCGCCGACGTCGACGTCTTCTACTCCGCCAAGGCGAACCCGAACCTCAGCGTCTGCGCGCTGTTCGGCGCCCTCGGCGCGGGTCTGGAGGTCTCCTCGCTTGCCGAACTGGTCACCGCCGAGCGGGCCGGCGTCGACCCGGCCGACATGATCTTCCTCGGTCCGGGCAAGTCCGCTGAGGAGCTGCGGGCCTGTTGCGAGCGCGGCATCTACGCGGTGGTCTGCGAGTCGCTGGACGAGGTCGTCGCGCTCGACGCGCTGCCCGGGGCCGACGGTATCCGGGTCGTGCTGCGGGTCAACCCCGACTTCGACACCCACGGCTCCCGGCTGGCGATGGGCGGCAAGCCGCGCCAGTTCGGCATCGACGAGGAGATCCTGCGCGACGGTCCGGCCGCGCTGCACCGGCTGCGCCGGGTGCGCGTCGCCGGGATCCACGCCTACCTCGGCACCCGCATCCTCGACGCGGCAACGGTCCGGCACAACACCCGGGGCGTACTGGCGATGGCCGAGGAACTCGGCAAGGCGCTCGACATCCCGCTGGAGATGGTGGACGTCGGCGGCGGCTGGGGCGTGCCGTACTTCGACAACGAGACCGACCTCGACGGCGACGCCGCGGTGGACGGCGTCAACGACGAGGTGGCCGCGTTCCGGGACCGTCACCCGGAGACCCGGATCGTCACCGAGCTGGGCCGCTACCTGGTCGGCTGGTGCGGCACCTACGTGGTGCGGGCCCGCTACGTCAAGCGTTCCAAGGGCGAGTGGTTCGTGGTCGCCGACGGCGGCACCAACCACCACATGGCCGCCGTCGGGGTCGGCAGCTTCGTCAAGCGCAACTTCCCGATCCGGTCGCTGAGCCGGCCCGGCGCCCCGGCCGAGCACGTCTACAACGTGACGGGTCCGCTCTGCACCCCCGGCGACGTGGTCGGCAAGCAGGTCCGGCTCCCCGAGGTACGCCCCGGCGACCTGCTCGGGGTGGAGCGCTCCGGCGCGTACGGCCCGAGCGCCTCGCCGGTGCTCTTCCTCAGCCACGGCCATCCGGCCGAGGTGCTCCTGCTCGACGGCACGGCGCACCTGATCCGCGGCCGCGACACCGTCGAGGACCTGCTCCGGCCGCAGCGCCTGGTCACGCTCCCCGTGCCGGCGACCACCACCACCGCCTCACCCGAAGGGACCAGCAGCCATGGAGAACAGTAA